In one Candidatus Bathyarchaeota archaeon genomic region, the following are encoded:
- a CDS encoding 3-keto-5-aminohexanoate cleavage protein — protein sequence MDKPYKLTWDYNNPREYLGLYEKFEMPPLIISCAITGGWQGKESNPNMPETPEEQAQSTFEAYEAGASIVHVHARDPKKGYANAIGDKDIYYDINKRIRELSSDIIINNTTGGGPGMSVEERLQSVYANPEMCSLNMGTLAQLGKVK from the coding sequence ATGGATAAGCCGTACAAATTAACTTGGGATTATAATAACCCCCGTGAATACCTTGGGCTTTATGAGAAGTTCGAAATGCCACCACTGATAATATCTTGTGCAATAACTGGTGGATGGCAGGGAAAAGAGTCCAATCCAAATATGCCAGAAACCCCTGAAGAACAAGCACAGTCAACATTCGAAGCATATGAAGCAGGTGCCTCAATAGTCCACGTGCATGCAAGGGATCCAAAAAAAGGTTATGCAAATGCGATAGGAGATAAGGACATCTATTATGATATCAATAAAAGAATCAGAGAACTCTCTTCTGATATTATAATCAACAATACTACTGGTGGAGGGCCAGGCATGAGCGTTGAAGAGCGACTTCAATCTGTCTATGCAAATCCTGAAATGTGTAGCCTGAATATGGGCACTTTAGCACAGTTGGGAAAAGTCAAG